A region of Phycisphaerae bacterium DNA encodes the following proteins:
- the nadB gene encoding L-aspartate oxidase: MAELYDTRRYLTNFDVQRTGNLFTDVLIIGSGVAGLRAAIEASRYGSVLLVTKDRIEQSNTAWAQGGIATVTAPDDTFDSHIEDTLTVGCGLCDRAAVDRMVREGPERIHELIDWGGLFDRRGEELLLGLEGGHSAPRIIHAMGDATGREVAETLIRVVRSKENVRVFEDCFAIDLIDLDGRCCGVATYHRHFRHQIFWARQTILATGGCGQLYRESTNPEVATGDGHAIAYRAGVPLRDMEMIQFHPTTLYIAGASRALISEAVRGEGAYLVDRQGRRFMPEYDPQAELAPRDVVSRAILSEMAKQNATCMYLDARHLNSEKFRKRFPTISRLCEEFDIDISTQTIPVRPAAHYMVGGAQVDHEARSGMPGLFVCGEAASSGVHGANRLASNSLLEGLVFGAVAGAIAGQTAQQSGQPRFPKQLQSKLQPSGRTMLDLADVRNSLRSLMWRNVGIERYGPRLAETSEIIGFWGHYVMDKVFDDHEGWETQNMLTVARLMTAAATRREESRGVHFRTDFPHPDTKLDGRHLVLQRKNDGLEIRLQE, from the coding sequence ATGGCAGAACTCTACGACACACGGCGGTACCTCACCAACTTCGACGTGCAGCGGACCGGAAACCTCTTCACCGACGTACTGATCATCGGCAGCGGCGTGGCCGGCCTGCGGGCGGCCATCGAGGCCAGCCGCTACGGCTCCGTCCTCCTGGTCACCAAGGACCGCATCGAGCAGTCCAACACCGCTTGGGCCCAGGGCGGCATCGCCACCGTCACCGCTCCCGACGACACCTTTGACAGCCACATCGAGGACACCCTGACCGTCGGCTGCGGCCTGTGCGACCGGGCGGCCGTCGATCGCATGGTCCGCGAGGGGCCGGAACGCATCCACGAACTCATCGACTGGGGCGGCTTGTTTGACCGACGCGGAGAAGAGCTCCTCCTCGGTCTCGAAGGCGGCCACTCAGCCCCCAGAATCATCCACGCAATGGGCGACGCTACCGGACGCGAAGTGGCCGAGACCCTCATCCGGGTCGTCCGCAGCAAAGAGAACGTCCGCGTCTTCGAGGACTGCTTCGCGATCGACCTGATCGACCTCGACGGGCGGTGCTGCGGCGTGGCAACCTACCACCGCCATTTCCGCCACCAGATCTTCTGGGCTCGCCAGACGATCCTGGCAACCGGCGGGTGCGGGCAGCTCTACCGGGAATCGACCAACCCTGAGGTGGCCACCGGCGACGGCCACGCCATCGCCTACCGGGCAGGCGTGCCCTTGCGGGATATGGAAATGATCCAGTTCCACCCGACCACCCTGTACATCGCCGGGGCCAGCCGAGCACTGATCAGCGAGGCGGTCCGCGGCGAGGGAGCCTATCTCGTCGATCGCCAGGGCCGACGATTCATGCCCGAATACGACCCCCAGGCAGAACTCGCCCCCCGCGACGTCGTCAGCCGAGCTATCCTCAGCGAGATGGCCAAGCAGAACGCCACCTGCATGTACCTCGACGCCCGTCACCTGAACAGCGAAAAATTCCGCAAGCGGTTCCCCACCATCAGCCGATTGTGCGAGGAATTCGATATCGACATCAGCACCCAAACGATCCCCGTCCGACCGGCCGCCCACTACATGGTCGGCGGCGCCCAAGTCGATCACGAGGCCCGGTCGGGCATGCCCGGCTTGTTCGTCTGCGGAGAAGCCGCCAGCAGCGGTGTACACGGAGCCAACCGCCTGGCCAGCAACTCCCTGCTGGAAGGGCTTGTTTTCGGGGCCGTCGCCGGTGCCATCGCCGGCCAGACCGCCCAGCAGAGCGGCCAGCCGCGATTCCCCAAACAACTCCAGAGCAAGCTGCAGCCATCCGGCCGAACCATGCTCGACCTCGCCGACGTCCGCAACTCGCTCCGTAGCCTCATGTGGCGAAACGTGGGCATCGAGCGATACGGCCCACGATTGGCCGAAACCAGCGAGATCATCGGCTTCTGGGGCCATTACGTCATGGACAAGGTCTTTGACGACCACGAGGGCTGGGAAACGCAAAACATGCTCACCGTCGCCCGCCTCATGACCGCGGCCGCCACCCGCCGGGAGGAATCCCGCGGCGTGCACTTCCGAACCGATTTCCCGCACCCCGACACCAAACTCGACGGCCGGCACCTCGTCCTGCAGCGCAAGAACGATGGCTTGGAGATCCGCCTCCAGGAATAA
- a CDS encoding HD domain-containing protein → MLTDLWARAENDLCPATASGLPDLTIWEHSARVARLTEVIAGFPEVRRHVLDRAALALAALYHDIGWLLQLRAGQIRSSDLLLKRTSTRQREMASQWMIEHLEGLLPPRGLQLAARIVRECSDRQARLPEVQILAEAESLDEIGPQAIWGMVRRQLTEGKSLLDLVEVWRRQQEYRYWPTWIRDCLRFPSSRVLAEERYQSLARFMADLQTTCLPPTAPQDKPGPMMAETQA, encoded by the coding sequence ATGCTCACGGATCTATGGGCCAGAGCCGAGAATGATCTCTGTCCAGCAACGGCCAGCGGGCTGCCGGATCTGACAATCTGGGAGCACTCCGCCCGCGTGGCCAGACTGACCGAAGTCATCGCCGGCTTCCCTGAAGTGAGAAGGCACGTGCTCGACCGAGCCGCCCTGGCCCTGGCAGCACTCTATCACGACATCGGCTGGCTGCTGCAGCTCCGAGCCGGACAGATCCGATCCTCCGACCTGCTGCTCAAACGAACCAGCACCCGGCAGCGCGAGATGGCATCACAGTGGATGATCGAGCATCTGGAGGGCCTTCTTCCGCCACGCGGGCTGCAGCTGGCCGCTCGCATTGTGCGGGAATGCAGCGACCGCCAAGCTCGCCTCCCTGAAGTCCAGATCCTGGCCGAGGCGGAGAGTCTGGATGAAATCGGGCCTCAGGCAATCTGGGGCATGGTCCGACGCCAGCTGACCGAAGGCAAGTCGCTTCTGGATCTGGTCGAAGTCTGGCGGCGACAACAAGAGTATCGCTACTGGCCGACCTGGATCCGCGACTGCCTTCGGTTCCCGTCGTCCCGGGTCTTGGCAGAAGAACGGTACCAATCCCTGGCCCGATTCATGGCCGATCTCCAGACCACCTGCCTCCCCCCAACCGCGCCGCAGGACAAGCCCGGGCCAATGATGGCCGAGACCCAGGCCTGA
- a CDS encoding amidohydrolase family protein, whose translation MQELAGTLLQPRSAERCDVTPGAFLRIADDGRIAAAGPGRVKAGKVLGGQGCWIIPGFIDAHLHLPQWDRRGIDGLSPLDWQERVVFPAEARFQDAALAEKLTEDFVTGLIAHGTTTAAAFGSPFAEGTDRSFKVFARRGFRVVFGQMLHDVDCPPGLCQEADKVLDESRALAARWHGAENGRLSYAFSPRMPNSCSDKLMRGAAALAKMLKCYVQTHVAESAAEVHAVRQRFPDNVDDVDVFAETGLLTPRTLLGHGVFLDRNQRRQVAEAGTALVHCPTANLFLESGLMDYVAHRAAGIRIALGSSVAGGYELFMPQVAVACLNTAKTVKVHAMPRRSHTVPSPAEAWWLLTRGAAEALGMADRIGSLEPGFDADLLVVRPEPWIAGLPTEQQASALLYTLKPQHIEQVFIAGKRVNP comes from the coding sequence ATGCAAGAGCTGGCCGGAACCCTGCTTCAGCCACGGTCCGCCGAACGGTGCGACGTGACCCCTGGGGCGTTTCTTCGGATTGCGGACGACGGACGGATCGCCGCGGCTGGCCCGGGACGGGTCAAGGCCGGCAAGGTTCTGGGAGGCCAGGGATGCTGGATCATTCCCGGTTTCATCGATGCTCACTTGCATCTGCCCCAGTGGGACCGACGGGGAATCGACGGCCTCTCTCCACTCGACTGGCAGGAACGGGTGGTTTTCCCGGCCGAGGCCCGGTTCCAGGACGCCGCCCTGGCTGAGAAGCTTACCGAGGATTTCGTCACTGGGCTGATCGCCCACGGCACGACCACCGCGGCGGCCTTTGGCAGCCCGTTTGCCGAGGGCACCGACCGGTCCTTCAAGGTCTTTGCCCGCCGGGGTTTCCGAGTGGTGTTCGGCCAGATGCTCCACGACGTCGACTGCCCGCCGGGGCTTTGCCAGGAGGCCGACAAGGTCCTGGATGAGTCTCGAGCCCTGGCCGCCAGATGGCACGGGGCCGAGAACGGGCGGCTCAGTTACGCCTTCAGCCCGCGCATGCCCAATTCCTGCAGTGACAAGCTGATGCGCGGGGCCGCCGCTCTGGCCAAGATGCTCAAGTGTTACGTGCAGACCCATGTGGCCGAGTCGGCGGCTGAGGTCCACGCCGTCCGGCAACGGTTCCCCGACAACGTGGACGATGTTGATGTTTTCGCCGAGACGGGTCTGCTGACCCCCCGAACGCTGCTGGGCCACGGGGTCTTCCTGGATCGCAACCAGCGGCGGCAGGTGGCCGAGGCCGGCACCGCCCTGGTCCATTGTCCGACGGCCAATCTGTTTCTGGAGAGCGGCCTGATGGACTATGTTGCCCACCGGGCGGCCGGGATCCGCATCGCCTTGGGCAGCAGCGTGGCGGGGGGGTACGAGCTGTTCATGCCCCAGGTCGCCGTCGCGTGCCTTAACACCGCCAAGACGGTGAAGGTTCATGCCATGCCCAGGCGGTCGCATACGGTGCCGTCGCCGGCCGAGGCCTGGTGGCTGCTGACCCGAGGTGCGGCCGAGGCCTTGGGCATGGCCGACCGCATCGGCTCACTGGAGCCGGGCTTCGACGCCGATCTTCTGGTGGTCCGGCCTGAGCCCTGGATCGCCGGACTTCCGACCGAGCAGCAAGCGTCGGCTCTGCTCTACACCTTGAAGCCTCAACACATTGAGCAGGTGTTTATCGCGGGTAAGCGGGTGAACCCGTAG